The Deltaproteobacteria bacterium genome includes a region encoding these proteins:
- a CDS encoding NUDIX hydrolase: protein MVLSVRSRFTSLSPREGVFVVHSLTLPCPHCGGAVPVRNPFPTVDILVYRPGLGVLLIERRNPPHGWALPGGFIDYGESAEQAAVREAREETGLEVRLTGLLGVYSDPRRDPRFHTLSVVFMAEAAPLASPLAGDDARLARFFPLDGLPEMAFDHRKILDDYVKLTGRSV, encoded by the coding sequence ATGGTGCTATCCGTGCGATCAAGATTCACAAGCCTTTCGCCAAGAGAAGGAGTTTTTGTCGTGCATTCCTTGACCCTGCCTTGTCCGCATTGTGGTGGCGCCGTGCCCGTGCGGAATCCATTCCCAACCGTGGATATTCTTGTGTACCGGCCCGGTCTGGGCGTTTTGCTTATCGAACGGCGTAATCCACCTCATGGATGGGCCTTGCCAGGAGGCTTCATCGATTACGGGGAAAGCGCGGAACAGGCCGCCGTGCGCGAGGCTCGCGAGGAAACGGGCCTGGAGGTACGCTTGACGGGCTTGCTTGGCGTGTATTCCGACCCGCGCCGGGACCCCCGCTTCCACACCTTGAGCGTGGTTTTCATGGCCGAAGCCGCCCCCCTGGCATCACCTCTGGCCGGTGACGACGCTCGGTTGGCCCGCTTTTTCCCGCTGGACGGGCTGCCCGAAATGGCGTTTGATCATCGCAAAATCCTTGATGATTATGTCAAACTTACGGGAAGGAGCGTATGA
- a CDS encoding threonylcarbamoyl-AMP synthase: MSAPWEEAALALRRGELVIYPTETFYALGCLATLPKAVERVFYLKDRPLDKPLPLILADWDMVARFTRLDQAALALAQVFWPGPLSIVTPVVAAVCSLAKDGFGRSAVRMTPHPLARALCRAAGAPLVSSSANKSGQAAVADPHVLDVELAQSVLVLDARPWPEGRAPSTLVELVDADTVRILRPGALSREDFARHGYVVAM, translated from the coding sequence ATGAGCGCGCCATGGGAAGAGGCGGCCCTGGCCTTGCGTCGCGGCGAGCTGGTCATCTACCCGACCGAGACTTTTTACGCCCTGGGCTGTCTGGCGACGTTGCCCAAGGCCGTGGAGCGCGTGTTTTATCTCAAGGATCGTCCTCTGGACAAGCCCTTGCCCCTTATTCTCGCCGACTGGGACATGGTGGCGCGTTTCACCCGCCTCGATCAGGCCGCCTTGGCCTTGGCCCAAGTTTTTTGGCCGGGCCCGCTGTCGATCGTGACGCCGGTGGTGGCGGCGGTTTGTTCCCTGGCCAAGGACGGATTTGGACGTTCGGCCGTGCGCATGACCCCGCATCCCCTGGCCCGGGCTCTTTGTCGTGCCGCCGGTGCGCCCTTGGTTTCCTCCAGCGCCAACAAAAGCGGGCAGGCCGCGGTGGCCGATCCCCATGTGTTGGATGTGGAACTCGCCCAGAGCGTTTTGGTGCTCGACGCTAGGCCTTGGCCCGAAGGCAGGGCGCCGTCCACGCTGGTCGAGCTCGTGGACGCGGACACGGTGCGGATTCTACGGCCGGGCGCGTTGTCAAGGGAGGATTTTGCCAGACACGGATACGTGGTCGCGATGTAG
- a CDS encoding CinA family protein translates to MRTKDVTGMVMELGEVLRRAGMRLATAESCTGGLVASTLTNVAGSSEWFEGAVVAYDNRVKMKLLGVPEEVLIRHGAVSSECVEAMARGIAALMDVQVGLAISGIAGPGGGSVEKPVGTVWIAWTVSGRVWSRKHLFSGDRLNIKGQSMAAALDGLLATIKNGAF, encoded by the coding sequence ATGCGGACAAAAGACGTGACCGGCATGGTCATGGAGTTGGGAGAGGTTCTGCGGCGGGCCGGGATGCGCCTGGCCACGGCCGAATCGTGCACGGGAGGGTTGGTGGCCAGCACCTTGACCAATGTCGCGGGCAGTTCGGAGTGGTTCGAGGGCGCGGTGGTGGCCTATGACAACCGGGTCAAGATGAAGCTTTTGGGCGTGCCCGAGGAGGTCTTGATCCGCCATGGCGCGGTCAGCTCCGAATGCGTCGAGGCCATGGCGCGGGGTATTGCCGCGTTGATGGATGTCCAGGTCGGGCTCGCCATATCCGGAATTGCCGGGCCGGGTGGCGGCAGCGTCGAAAAGCCCGTGGGCACGGTTTGGATTGCCTGGACCGTGTCGGGGCGGGTTTGGAGCCGCAAGCATCTTTTTTCCGGAGATCGTTTGAATATCAAGGGGCAAAGCATGGCCGCGGCTCTGGATGGATTGCTCGCGACCATCAAAAACGGCGCGTTCTGA
- a CDS encoding YeeE/YedE family protein gives MTWKTPDGGWSPYLAGALVGVLALVSVYATTTFLGKSSYLGASTTFVRATGIVEEAVAPEHVATNDYFIKTKVRVDWQFMLVLGIFIGSLLSSVTDKSFKLESVPPVWRERFGSSVTTRAVGAFLGGIVAMIGARMASGCPSGHGLSGMMQLSVSGLAAVAMFFGVGILVAALIYPRRSK, from the coding sequence ATGACATGGAAAACACCCGACGGTGGCTGGAGCCCGTATCTCGCCGGCGCCCTGGTGGGCGTGTTGGCCCTGGTCTCGGTCTACGCCACCACGACCTTTCTCGGCAAATCAAGCTATCTGGGCGCCTCGACAACCTTCGTGCGCGCCACGGGAATCGTGGAAGAGGCCGTGGCTCCGGAACACGTCGCGACCAATGACTACTTCATCAAGACAAAAGTCCGCGTGGATTGGCAATTCATGCTCGTGCTCGGTATTTTCATCGGCTCGCTGCTCTCCTCGGTCACGGACAAAAGCTTCAAGCTGGAGAGCGTGCCGCCAGTCTGGCGGGAACGCTTTGGATCATCCGTGACGACGCGCGCGGTCGGCGCGTTTCTGGGCGGGATCGTGGCCATGATCGGAGCGCGCATGGCCAGCGGCTGTCCGAGCGGACACGGATTGAGCGGCATGATGCAGCTGTCCGTCAGCGGTCTGGCCGCGGTGGCCATGTTTTTTGGCGTCGGCATTCTGGTCGCGGCCCTGATTTACCCAAGGAGGAGCAAATGA
- a CDS encoding YeeE/YedE family protein, with the protein MNTAQLLGLITGIAFGFLLQKGRVLRFEKQVNAMLLKDMTILKFMLSAIIVGMVGVAVMSGAGIITLSHKAMNVGAVLVGGALFGAGWAVMGFCPGTSVGALGEGRWHAVFAIAGMLAGAAIYAELYPFFKATVLSWADYGKIGLPEALGVSAWVIIPVFIIAFLALFRWFERKGL; encoded by the coding sequence ATGAACACCGCCCAACTGCTCGGACTGATCACGGGTATCGCGTTTGGCTTCTTGCTGCAAAAGGGCCGGGTGCTGCGTTTTGAAAAACAGGTCAACGCCATGCTCCTCAAAGACATGACCATCCTTAAATTCATGCTTTCGGCGATCATCGTCGGCATGGTCGGCGTGGCCGTCATGTCCGGCGCGGGAATCATCACCCTAAGCCACAAGGCCATGAACGTCGGCGCGGTACTGGTCGGCGGCGCGCTGTTCGGCGCTGGTTGGGCGGTCATGGGATTCTGTCCGGGGACGTCCGTCGGTGCCCTGGGCGAAGGCCGCTGGCACGCCGTCTTCGCCATCGCGGGCATGCTCGCCGGCGCGGCCATCTACGCGGAACTCTATCCTTTTTTCAAGGCAACGGTCCTGTCCTGGGCTGATTACGGAAAAATCGGCCTGCCCGAGGCCCTGGGCGTCTCTGCCTGGGTCATCATTCCCGTTTTCATCATCGCTTTCCTGGCCCTGTTCCGCTGGTTCGAACGCAAAGGGCTGTAG